From Leptodactylus fuscus isolate aLepFus1 chromosome 11, aLepFus1.hap2, whole genome shotgun sequence, one genomic window encodes:
- the RBMX2 gene encoding RNA-binding motif protein, X-linked 2: MNPLTKVKLINELNAREAKLGVKDSVSWHNDYKDSAWIFMGGLPYELTEGDIICVFSQYGEIVNINLVRDKVSGRSRGFCFLCYEDQRSTVLAVDNFNGIKLKGRTIRVDHVANYRPPKDGEELDDVTRVLREKGCGVRTPPPSSSEEDIVELQKPKKDKKKKRKKDKDHSNERSSGKVIKQERDDPGYEKYNTKQPSLRDNRSVSPAETSHQSHHDRHRAHHSGLERHAEQNQKSSEHKPRDDGSKRPKDYEKREHEKRRK, encoded by the exons ATGAA CCCTTTAACAAAAGTGAAGCTGATCAATGAGCTGAATGCTCGGGAGGCAAAGCTTGGTGTCAAGGACTCGGTGTCGTGGCATAATGACTATAAAGACAGCGCTTGGATTTTTATGG GTGGGCTACCATATGAGTTGACTGAAGGTGACATCATCTGCGTCTTTTCACA atatggggaaatagtaaatattaatctGGTTCGTGATAAGGTGTCAGGACGCTCTCGCGGATTCTGCTTTCTGTGTTATGAGGATCAGAGAAGTACAGTGCTGGCTGTAGATAATTTTAATGGCATCAAG CTTAAAGGACGTACAATCCGTGTGGATCACGTAGCCAATTATCGTCCGCCTAAAGATGGCGAGGAGCTTGATGATGTAACACGAGTGCTAAGGGAGAAAGGCTGCGGTGTGAGGACTCCTCCTCCGTCTTCATCAGAGGAAGATATTGTGGAATTACAAAAGCCAAAGAaag AtaagaagaaaaagagaaaaaaagacaaAGACCATTCCAATGAGCGAAGCAGCGGGAAGGTCATTAAACAAGAACGGGATGATCCAGGGTATGAAAAATACAACACTAAGCAGCCGAGTCTAAGAGACAATCGGAGTGTCTCCCCAGCGGAGACGTCTCACCAGTCACATCATGATAGACACAGAGCTCATCATAGTGGACTGGAAAGACATGCTGAGCAGAATCAGAAGTCATCAGAACACAAACCCAGAGATGATGGATCAAAAAGACCAAAAGATTATGAGAAGAGAGAACATGAGAAGAGAAGAAAATGA